The following are encoded in a window of bacterium SCSIO 12643 genomic DNA:
- the paaA gene encoding 1,2-phenylacetyl-CoA epoxidase subunit A: protein MTEEKLEQNFQDRIDAEMKIEPREWMPEGYRKHLIRQISQHAHSEVIGMQPEGNWITRAPSLRAKMVLMAKIQDEAGHGLYLYSACETLGISRDELIEQLHSGKAKYASIFNYPTLNWADMGAVGWLVDGAAIVNQVSLQRTSYGPYSRGMIKICKEESFHQRQGYEIIANMAKGTPEQKQMAQDALNRFWWPSLMMFGPHDSDSPNSGNAMKWKIKRESNDVLRQRFIDKTVQQAEVIGLTVPDSELKWNEEKGSYDSGEIDWEEFYQVINGNGLANRQRVAQHKKAHDEGAWVRAAAKAYSEKHKEVLV from the coding sequence ATGACTGAAGAAAAATTAGAACAGAATTTTCAGGATCGGATCGATGCAGAAATGAAAATTGAGCCGAGAGAATGGATGCCGGAAGGGTATCGTAAGCATTTGATCCGTCAGATATCTCAGCATGCACATAGTGAGGTGATTGGAATGCAACCGGAAGGGAACTGGATCACCCGCGCTCCTTCTTTGAGAGCGAAAATGGTGTTGATGGCTAAGATTCAGGATGAAGCCGGTCATGGGTTGTATTTATATAGTGCGTGTGAAACATTGGGTATAAGTAGAGATGAACTTATAGAACAATTGCATTCAGGTAAAGCAAAGTATGCGAGTATATTTAATTATCCAACTTTGAACTGGGCCGATATGGGCGCTGTAGGGTGGTTAGTTGATGGTGCGGCAATCGTAAATCAGGTTTCACTGCAAAGAACATCTTATGGACCTTATTCCAGAGGGATGATCAAAATTTGTAAAGAGGAAAGTTTTCACCAACGTCAGGGATATGAGATTATCGCTAATATGGCTAAGGGAACACCAGAACAAAAGCAAATGGCGCAAGATGCGTTAAATAGATTCTGGTGGCCGTCATTGATGATGTTTGGTCCACATGATTCGGATTCTCCAAATAGCGGAAATGCGATGAAATGGAAAATTAAAAGAGAAAGTAATGACGTATTACGTCAAAGATTCATTGATAAAACAGTTCAGCAAGCTGAAGTAATTGGTTTGACTGTGCCGGATTCGGAATTAAAATGGAATGAAGAAAAAGGAAGTTATGATTCTGGAGAAATAGACTGGGAAGAGTTTTATCAGGTAATTAATGGTAATGGTTTGGCAAATCGTCAACGTGTGGCACAACATAAAAAAGCGCACGATGAAGGTGCCTGGGTGAGAGCTGCAGCCAAAGCCTATTCAGAAAAGCATAAAGAAGTTTTAGTTTAA
- the paaB gene encoding 1,2-phenylacetyl-CoA epoxidase subunit B gives MSVDNNQGQLWEVFIQSKNNLPYKHVGSIHASDKNMALQNARDLYTRRGEGRGIWVVPSNCIVASDPVDEASFFDPSEDKVYRHPTFYVMPEGAKNI, from the coding sequence ATGTCAGTAGATAATAATCAAGGTCAACTTTGGGAAGTTTTTATTCAATCTAAAAATAACTTGCCATACAAACATGTAGGAAGTATTCATGCTTCAGATAAAAACATGGCATTGCAAAATGCACGTGATTTATACACAAGAAGAGGTGAAGGAAGAGGAATATGGGTTGTGCCATCAAATTGTATCGTTGCTTCTGATCCTGTAGATGAAGCTTCATTTTTTGATCCATCAGAAGATAAGGTGTATCGTCACCCTACTTTTTATGTAATGCCTGAAGGTGCTAAAAATATTTAA
- the paaC gene encoding phenylacetate-CoA oxygenase subunit PaaC: MTDKEMLFQYCLRMGDTHNVLAHRMGEWCTNGHILEEDIAMTNIALDHIGAARAWLTYAGEVEGKGRTEDDLAYFRDERAYFNMLIAELPNGNFADTIARNFMFDVFSVLYYSELQNSSDETIAGIAAKVLKEVKYHYKHSADWVLRLGDGTEESHQKMQDAIDEVWRFTGNMFEMDVVDQTLADAGVGVDASELQATWLNLVQKTIEEATLKLPENNYMISGSKEGMHTEALGHMLAEMQSLARAYPDAKW; encoded by the coding sequence ATGACGGATAAAGAGATGTTATTCCAATATTGCCTAAGAATGGGAGATACACATAATGTGCTGGCGCATAGAATGGGTGAATGGTGTACCAATGGGCATATTTTGGAAGAAGATATTGCGATGACCAATATTGCTTTAGATCATATTGGAGCAGCACGTGCCTGGTTGACTTACGCAGGTGAGGTTGAAGGTAAAGGACGTACAGAAGACGATTTAGCTTATTTCCGTGATGAGCGAGCATATTTCAATATGTTAATAGCTGAGTTACCAAATGGAAATTTTGCAGATACCATTGCACGTAATTTTATGTTTGATGTATTTTCCGTTTTATATTATTCAGAACTTCAAAATAGTTCTGATGAAACGATTGCCGGGATTGCAGCTAAAGTTTTAAAAGAGGTGAAGTATCATTATAAACATTCTGCCGATTGGGTTTTACGTTTAGGTGATGGAACCGAAGAAAGTCATCAAAAAATGCAAGATGCCATTGATGAAGTTTGGAGATTTACCGGAAACATGTTTGAAATGGATGTGGTTGATCAAACTTTAGCCGATGCAGGTGTTGGAGTAGATGCGTCTGAGTTACAGGCCACGTGGTTAAATCTGGTTCAAAAAACAATCGAAGAAGCTACATTAAAGTTACCGGAAAACAATTACATGATATCAGGAAGTAAAGAAGGAATGCATACAGAAGCATTAGGTCATATGTTGGCGGAAATGCAATCCTTAGCACGTGCCTATCCTGATGCTAAATGGTAA
- the paaJ gene encoding phenylacetate-CoA oxygenase subunit PaaJ, with protein sequence MTVEKISLDTVWEVLNKIPDPEIPVISIVELGVVRDVSLENDQVLITITPTYTGCPATNIFEADILTSMKELGIENAQIKYQYQPAWTTDWLSEESREKLRVYGIAPPDGKTSDKRYLLGETPTVKCVQCNSENTRMISPFGSTACKSLYQCNECLETFDYFKCI encoded by the coding sequence ATGACAGTAGAAAAAATATCATTAGATACCGTTTGGGAAGTCTTGAATAAGATTCCTGATCCGGAAATTCCTGTCATTTCAATTGTTGAGTTAGGGGTAGTTCGTGATGTGAGCCTTGAGAATGATCAGGTTTTGATCACGATTACCCCAACTTATACAGGCTGTCCGGCCACAAATATTTTTGAAGCTGATATTTTAACTTCTATGAAGGAATTGGGGATAGAGAATGCCCAAATAAAATATCAGTACCAACCCGCCTGGACTACAGATTGGTTATCTGAAGAGTCCAGAGAAAAATTAAGAGTTTACGGAATTGCACCACCAGATGGTAAAACCAGTGATAAAAGATATTTACTTGGCGAAACACCAACGGTTAAATGTGTACAATGTAACTCTGAAAACACCAGAATGATCAGTCCATTCGGTTCAACCGCATGTAAATCCCTATATCAATGCAATGAATGCTTAGAGACATTTGATTATTTCAAGTGTATTTAA
- a CDS encoding AMP nucleosidase, giving the protein MKTKEEIVANWLPRYTGTPLEDFGEYILLTNFIGYVNIFADKYNVEIIGKDKAMQTATHDNITIINFGMGSAMAATVMDLLSAIMPKAVLFLGKCGGLKKKTALGDFIIPMAAIRGEGTSNEYLPQEVPALPSFRLQRTVSSAMKEFKTDYWTGVIFTTNRRVWEHDEVFKKRLTEARAIGIDMETATLFTAGFANEIPRGALLLVSDNPMIPSGVKTDASDKSVTSKFVDLHINIGIRALEELRDSGDSVKHMRFDHRP; this is encoded by the coding sequence ATGAAAACAAAAGAAGAAATCGTAGCCAATTGGTTACCTAGATATACTGGTACTCCCCTCGAAGATTTTGGGGAGTACATTTTACTGACCAACTTCATCGGATATGTAAACATCTTTGCCGATAAATACAATGTAGAAATTATTGGCAAAGACAAAGCCATGCAAACCGCAACCCATGATAATATTACCATAATCAATTTTGGTATGGGTAGCGCAATGGCTGCAACGGTCATGGATTTATTATCTGCAATTATGCCCAAGGCCGTTCTGTTTTTGGGAAAATGTGGTGGCTTAAAGAAGAAAACAGCACTGGGTGATTTCATCATTCCTATGGCTGCGATTCGTGGAGAAGGCACCAGTAATGAATATCTTCCTCAAGAAGTACCTGCACTTCCATCTTTCAGGCTCCAAAGAACCGTTTCTTCTGCAATGAAAGAATTCAAAACAGATTATTGGACCGGAGTTATTTTTACTACTAATCGTAGAGTTTGGGAACACGATGAAGTATTTAAAAAACGACTTACTGAAGCACGTGCCATCGGAATAGACATGGAAACAGCGACTTTATTCACTGCTGGTTTTGCGAATGAAATTCCTAGAGGAGCCTTATTGTTAGTCAGTGACAACCCTATGATTCCAAGCGGGGTTAAAACAGATGCCAGCGACAAATCCGTTACTTCTAAGTTTGTGGATTTACATATCAATATTGGAATTCGTGCCCTAGAAGAGTTACGAGATTCTGGTGATAGTGTGAAACATATGAGATTTGATCATAGACCTTAA
- the purE gene encoding 5-(carboxyamino)imidazole ribonucleotide mutase yields the protein MKPQVGIIMGSKSDLPIMQEAADILNELEVPFEINIVSAHRTPELMFEYAKTAVDRGLKVIIAGAGGAAHLPGMTASLTPLPVIGVPVKSRNSIDGWDSVLSILQMPGGIPVATVALDGAKNAGILAAKMIGSHDPKLLKRLQDYMESLKHKVLESAKDL from the coding sequence ATGAAACCACAGGTTGGAATCATCATGGGCAGCAAATCTGATTTGCCAATTATGCAGGAAGCTGCAGATATCTTAAACGAACTTGAAGTTCCTTTCGAAATCAATATCGTTTCTGCACATAGAACCCCAGAGCTTATGTTTGAATATGCAAAGACAGCTGTAGACAGAGGCCTTAAAGTGATTATTGCTGGAGCTGGAGGTGCGGCACATCTTCCGGGAATGACCGCTTCATTAACTCCACTTCCAGTTATTGGAGTTCCTGTGAAATCCAGAAATTCTATTGATGGATGGGATTCTGTTTTATCAATTTTACAAATGCCTGGCGGGATTCCTGTAGCTACTGTAGCTTTAGATGGCGCCAAAAACGCTGGTATTCTAGCTGCAAAAATGATTGGCAGTCATGATCCTAAACTTTTAAAAAGATTGCAAGATTATATGGAAAGTCTAAAGCACAAAGTTCTGGAGTCTGCTAAAGATTTATAA
- a CDS encoding 5-(carboxyamino)imidazole ribonucleotide synthase: MQNSFTSSKFKLGILGGGQLGRMFIQESVNYNLDVHILDPDPNAPCKNIATTFQNGDLKDFDAVYNFGKDKDLITIEIEHVNTDALQKLEDEGIKVFPQPSILKMIQDKGLQKEFYAKHQIPTSDYYLVEDKAGIQQYVDEFPFMQKMRKGGYDGKGVTPLKDPAQLDNAFDAPSVLEKFVDFDKEISVIVARNENGEVKSYPVVELEFDPVANLVDFLFAPANVAKEIEAKAREIAENLVEKTQIVGLLAVEMFVTKDGQVLVNEIAPRTHNSGHQSIEGNVTSQFEQHMRSVLNLPLGDTRMVEPSVMVNLLGEQGYDGEAKYEGLKEVLEMPGVHIHLYGKKFTRPYRKMGHVTIGAETLETAKEIALKVKNTLKVIA, translated from the coding sequence ATGCAAAATTCATTTACTTCAAGTAAGTTTAAACTAGGTATCCTCGGAGGAGGGCAACTTGGCAGAATGTTCATTCAAGAATCTGTTAATTACAATCTGGATGTCCATATTTTAGATCCTGATCCAAATGCACCGTGCAAAAACATTGCAACAACTTTCCAAAATGGTGATTTAAAGGATTTTGATGCAGTTTACAATTTTGGTAAAGACAAGGATTTGATTACCATAGAAATTGAACATGTGAATACCGATGCGCTTCAAAAGTTGGAGGATGAAGGAATTAAAGTTTTTCCGCAGCCATCGATTCTGAAGATGATCCAGGATAAAGGACTTCAAAAAGAATTTTATGCCAAGCACCAAATACCTACATCTGATTATTATTTGGTAGAAGACAAAGCTGGAATTCAACAATATGTCGATGAATTTCCATTCATGCAAAAAATGAGAAAGGGTGGTTATGATGGCAAAGGGGTTACTCCGCTAAAAGATCCTGCACAGTTGGACAATGCTTTTGATGCACCTTCTGTTTTAGAAAAGTTTGTAGACTTTGATAAAGAAATCAGTGTAATTGTAGCCAGAAACGAGAATGGAGAAGTAAAATCTTATCCAGTCGTTGAATTAGAATTCGATCCTGTGGCCAATTTGGTTGATTTCTTATTTGCTCCGGCTAATGTAGCTAAAGAAATAGAAGCCAAAGCCCGTGAAATCGCAGAAAATCTTGTTGAGAAAACGCAAATTGTTGGCCTGCTTGCTGTAGAAATGTTTGTAACAAAAGATGGACAGGTACTTGTAAATGAAATTGCACCACGTACGCACAACAGTGGACATCAAAGTATTGAAGGAAATGTAACTTCTCAATTTGAACAGCACATGAGAAGTGTTTTAAATCTTCCACTTGGGGACACGAGAATGGTAGAACCATCTGTTATGGTCAATTTATTGGGGGAGCAAGGTTATGATGGTGAAGCAAAATACGAAGGATTAAAAGAAGTTCTTGAAATGCCGGGAGTACATATTCACCTGTATGGAAAAAAGTTTACCAGACCATATAGAAAAATGGGACATGTAACCATTGGGGCGGAAACGTTAGAAACGGCAAAAGAAATCGCATTAAAAGTTAAAAATACGCTGAAGGTAATTGCGTAA